From the genome of Suricata suricatta isolate VVHF042 chromosome 3, meerkat_22Aug2017_6uvM2_HiC, whole genome shotgun sequence, one region includes:
- the FZD7 gene encoding frizzled-7 — translation MRAPGAAASRSPLGLCTLALALLVALPAGAGAQPYHGEKGISVPDHGFCQPISIPLCTDIAYNQTILPNLLGHTNQEDAGLEVHQFYPLVKVQCSPELRFFLCSMYAPVCTVLDQAIPPCRSLCERARQGCEALMNKFGFQWPERLRCENFPVHGAGEICVGQNTSDGSGGPGGGPTAYPTAPYMPDLPFTALPPGAADGRGRSAFPFSCPRQLKVPPYLGYRFLGERDCGAPCEPGRANGLMYFKEEERRFARLWVGVWSVLCCASTLFTVLTYLVDMRRFSYPERPIIFLSGCYFMVAVAHVAGFLLEDRAVCVERFSDDGYRTVAQGTKKEGCTILFMVLYFFGMASSIWWVILSLTWFLAAGMKWGHEAIEANSQYFHLAAWAVPAVKTITILAMGQVDGDLLSGVCYVGLSSVDALRGFVLAPLFVYLFIGTSFLLAGFVSLFRIRTIMKHDGTKTEKLEKLMVRIGVFSVLYTVPATIVLACYFYEQAFREHWERTWLLQTCKSYAVPCPPGHFPPMSPDFTVFMIKYLMTMIVGITTGFWIWSGKTLQSWRRFYHRLSHSSKGETAV, via the coding sequence ATGCGGGCCCCCGGCGCGGCCGCGTCGCGCTCGCCCCTGGGCCTGTGCACTCTAGCGCTTGCGCTGCTGGTCGCGCTGCCCGCCGGTGCCGGGGCGCAGCCTTACCACGGCGAGAAGGGCATCTCGGTGCCAGACCACGGCTTCTGCCAGCCCATCTCCATCCCGCTGTGCACGGACATTGCCTACAACCAGACCATCCTGCCCAACCTGCTAGGCCACACGAATCAAGAGGACGCGGGCCTCGAGGTACACCAGTTCTACCCGCTGGTGAAGGTGCAGTGTTCTCCCGAGCTGCGCTTCTTCCTGTGCTCTATGTACGCACCCGTGTGCACGGTGCTTGATCAGGCCATCCCGCCGTGCCGCTCTCTGTGCGAGCGTGCCCGGCAGGGCTGCGAAGCGCTCATGAACAAGTTCGGCTTCCAGTGGCCCGAGCGGCTGCGCTGCGAGAACTTCCCTGTGCACGGAGCCGGCGAGATCTGCGTGGGCCAGAATACGTCCGACGGCTCCGGAGGCCCAGGTGGTGGCCCCACAGCCTACCCCACCGCGCCCTACATGCCGGACTTGCCCTTCACCGCGCTGCCCCCCGGGGCCGCTGACGGCAGGGGCCGTTCAGCCTTCCCCTTCTCGTGCCCTCGCCAGCTCAAGGTGCCCCCCTACCTGGGCTACCGCTTCCTGGGTGAGCGCGACTGCGGCGCCCCGTGCGAGCCGGGCCGTGCCAACGGCCTAATGTACTTTAAGGAGGAGGAGAGGCGCTTTGCCCGTCTCTGGGTGGGCGTGTGGTCGGTGTTGTGCTGCGCCTCGACGCTCTTCACCGTGCTCACCTATTTAGTGGACATGCGGCGCTTCAGCTATCCCGAGCGGCCCATCATCTTTCTGTCGGGTTGCTACTTCATGGTGGCCGTGGCGCACGTGGCCGGTTTCCTGCTGGAGGACCGCGCGGTGTGCGTGGAGCGCTTCTCAGACGACGGCTACCGCACGGTGGCGCAGGGCACCAAGAAGGAGGGTTGCACTATCCTCTTCATGGTGCTGTACTTTTTCGGCATGGCCAGTTCCATCTGGTGGGTCATCCTGTCGCTCACTTGGTTCCTGGCAGCTGGCATGAAGTGGGGCCATGAGGCCATTGAAGCCAACTCGCAGTATTTCCACCTGGCCGCGTGGGCTGTGCCCGCTGTCAAGACCATCACCATCTTGGCCATGGGCCAGGTGGATGGGGACTTGCTCAGTGGGGTGTGCTACGTGGGCCTGTCCAGCGTGGATGCGCTGCGAGGCTTCGTGTTGGCGCCTCTGTTCGTCTACCTCTTCATTGGCACGTCCTTCCTGCTGGCCGGCTTCGTGTCGCTCTTCCGCATTCGCACCATCATGAAACACGATGGAACCAAGACCGAGAAACTGGAGAAGCTCATGGTGCGCATCGGCGTCTTCAGCGTGCTTTACACTGTGCCAGCGACCATCGTCCTGGCCTGCTACTTCTACGAGCAGGCCTTCCGCGAACACTGGGAGCGCACCTGGCTCCTGCAGACTTGCAAGAGCTACGCGGTGCCCTGCCCGCCTGGCCATTTCCCGCCCATGAGCCCTGATTTCACTGTCTTCATGATCAAGTACCTGATGACCATGATCGTGGGCATCACCACTGGCTTTTGGATCTGGTCCGGCAAGACTCTGCAGTCGTGGCGCCGCTTCTATCACAGACTCAGCCACAGCAGCAAGGGGGAGACTGCGGTATga